In Deltaproteobacteria bacterium, the genomic window TCAACACGTATGAGGGACCGGAAAAACCGGAATTGCTGGTCATCACCAGCAGCGCCTGCACGCTCTATTGCCGGGAAGCCCTTAATCTATTGGGATTGAAAGACCGGGTGGGACTCCTTAAATTGGGCACTACCTGGCCATTGCCGCCAAAATTGGTGAAGAGCTATTTGGCGAAGGCGGGAAAAATCCTGATCGTGGAGGAGGTCATCTCCTTCCTGGAAGACAGCGTCAAGATCCTGGCCGCGGAACAGGCGGCCGAGATCGGGATCAAGACCTTTTACGGAAAAAATGACGGGTCGATTCCGATGATCGGGGAACTCAATCCTGACCTGGTGGCAGCCGGTCTATCTAAAATTATGGGGGTTCCGTACCTGTCGATGGATGGAGCCTACGAAAAGGAGGCTCAGGAGGCGGCCGGGTCATTGGCGCCTGGCAGGGAGCTGAACTTCTGCCCGGGCTGTCCTCATCGGGCTTCCTTTTGGTCCATCCATAAGGCCCTGCAATTGGACAACCGTCAGGGCTTTGTCTGCGGGGACATCGGCTGTTACAGCCTGGGGGCCTTACCGGCCGGGTTCCAGAGCGTCAAGATCGCCCATGCCATGGGCTCCGGTTTAGGTCTGGCCTGCGGATTCGGCAAGCTGGGAGATTTTGGGATGGATCAACCGACGATCGCCGTCTGCGGCGATTCCACCTTTTTCCATGCCGTCTTACCGGCCCTGGTCAATGCCATCCATCAGGAGGCCGCCACCCTTTTGATCATTTTGGACAACAGCGGCACGGCCATGACCGGGTTTCAACCTCACCCCGGCCTTCCGATCAATGCCGTGGGTCAAGAGGCCCCTAAGGTGGATATCGCCAGGGTTTGCGAGGCCATGGGGGCGAAGGTGGTCATTCGGGACCCCTTCAATCTGGAAGAGACCCGGGCCACCATAAACGCGCTTCTGGAGCAAGGGGGGGTGAAGGTGCTTATCTTGCGCCAAATATGCGCCTTGAGTCCTGAAAAAAAAGGAAAGGAAGACTACAGGATGCAAATCGATGAATCCCGGTGCCTGGGCGATGAGTGCGGTTGCAACCATCTCTGCACCCGGATTTTCCGCTGTCCGGGCCTGATCTGGGATAAAGGAACGAAAAAATCGCGAATCGATGAGGTTATTTGTGTGGGCTGCGGAGTCTGTGCCGATATTTGCCCTAATGGAGCCATTATGAGAGAGGAGCCGGTATCCTTATGAAACCATTAATCCAAGATCCCTATAACATCATCCTGGCCGGAGTCGGAGGCCAGGGCAATGTCCTGGCCTCCCGGGTACTGGCCAACATGCTTTCCAGGCAGGGGTACTTTCTGACCATTGGAGAAACCTTTGGAGCCTCCCAGAGGGGAGGTTCGGTGATGAGCCACCTCCGCGTATCCGCCGCCTCCACCTGGAGCCCTCAAATTCCAAAAGGAAAGGCCCACATCATTATCGCCCTGGAACCTGTCGAAGCCATCCGTATCCTGGCCACCTATGGCAACCGTCAGGTAACTGTGTTGACCAACACCCGCCCGGTCTACCCGGTGAGTGTCATTGCCGGAGAATGCAACTACCCTGAAACGGATATCATCAAAAAAACATTAGAAAGATTATCCGCCCGGGTTTGGTTGATCGATGCCACAGAGGAAGCCATGAAACTGGGAAATCCCATTCTCAGCAACATTATCATGATCGGAGCGGTCGGCGGCTTGGGTCTTCTCCCGATCCAGTTGGAAGATTTTGTCTCGGTGATCGGGGAGACCTTCCCCGAGAAACTTCTGAGTGTCAACCAGCAGGCCTTCGAAATCGGTCAAAATAAGGTGAAAAAATAAAAGTTGCAGGTTGCAAGGGGCTATAGGGTATAGGTGAAGGAAAAACCATAAAATCGTTTTACCTTGCCCATCGCCCATTGCCTAAAAGAAATTTTCATGCTTCGTGGCGCCCCGGAGGGACATGGGGGCTTAATAAAAAACAGAACCCCTTTCGTTACCTGCCAAGCGATTTAAAATCTCCCCCAACCGCTCGCCTTTCTGACAATGGGTCTGGTAAAAATCCAGATAGTGATTCAGGACATTGAGCATCTCATCTTTGGAATATATTTCCCCCAGGTCTTTTCCCAATTGAGGATGGCGGCCGAGTTTACCGCCCACCAGAACCCGGAAACCTTGGGAATCCTCTTGGAGCGTGCCTGTCGGGCAGGCCGTAATACATTGGCCGCAGGAAAGACATTTTTCAAAATCGATGGCCGGGTTCTCTGCGCCTTCATTTAAGCTAATGGCCCCTTCCTGACAAGCTTCAAGGCAGGCGCCACATTGCGTGCAGGATTCTTTGGAAACCCTGGGGCGTTTAGCCCCGATGAGGCCGAAGTCGACGATCTGGGGACGGGAACAGGCATTAGGACAGCAGGAAAGGGAAACCCGGAATTCATGGTGCAGCTTTAACGGACCCTTAACCCGTTCTTTTAAAAAAGATTTCAAGTCTCTTTTGCCGAGTTCTCCTTCCAGGACTTGAGCGATTCCTTCACCGTCCACGACCCGGTTGGGGCAGCCGGACGGTCCGAAACAGGTCTCCACCTGAAAGCCTTGAACCTCCCGGTCCATCTCTTTAAGAAAGCGCTTCTGGCTGGCTTGGACGTGCTCCAGGGTGACTTCGGAACTCCGGCAACGGGCCGCTTCTTCTTCGACTTTCTTTTTAACCTTTTTTCGAACAAAAAAGGGGACCCGGGAGACCGCCTCTTCCGCTTCTTTGGTCCATTTCATCTTAAACCCCAACCCGGACCAGCCGGAATCAAGATTTTGGATATACAAAACATGTTAATAAAACCTCAATTGGTCCGGGTCCAAGGCGTGTTCTTTAAGAAATTCTATTCATTTTGCGTAGAATTATATTCTTTAGTTACTAATGCCCCAGGGGACGCCACCAAGCTGAAAATAGATTCAAGGTCCAAGGTTTGCCACACTTGAAACTTGCATCTTGAAACTTTACTTTCGAATTAAACCCTATTTCCGCCTTTTCTTGACCATCTCGGCTGCGACGGCAGTGCCTTTATTCGACCAGGACTGGCGCACATAACTGATGATGGCGGCCAGTTGCTGATCATTAAAGGTATCTTTCCATGTCGGCATCTGGCCTAATTTCCCTTTACGACCATTTAAGACCGTATCAATCACCTTGGTCGCCTCACCGACCACGAAGGGATTTCCATCCAAAGCCGGGAATTTGTTCGGCAGGCCTTGGCCGTTGAGGCGGTGGCAGTCGGCACAGGTCCCTTCAAACAACTTCTTCCCTTCCTGGATTTGCTTTTCCGGCCCCTGGGCCTGCCCCGGCGAATTCCAGCCGAAAAAAATAGCTGTTGAAATAATCCCCAGGAAAGCAGCCACTACTCGAAGCCACTTAATAGGCCACAAGAAACGAGCTTTCTTTTCTCCGAACTCCAAACTCCGAACTCCGAACAGTCTTTCCATCTCATTTCCCCATGGACTTAACAGGGGTTATCATCTCCTGGATCCCGAAGGGGTCCTTGAATTCCAACTCCGGTCTGAATTTGAGCTTCTTAACCCCTCGATTATTTAAATACTTGGACATTTCCATATTAATATCTGCCGGCACATCCACCCCGGCTTTGGCCAGGGTCTGTCTCAGCAGGGCCTCGGCCTTCATGGCCATGGCCACGGCATCGCCGCAGATCCGGCCGGCTTCAGAAGGATTGTGAAAGCCCACGGAATTTTCCGCACCGATAAAGATGATCCGGTACATGGCTTCTTCGTATAGACTTTTGGCTTGCTGATAAAAGGCCTTATCGATATTTTTGCCCTGTTCCTGGGCCTTATGGGCCGTCTCAAAAAGTTTGGCCGAAACGGCCGCTGCATACCCGGCCCGATTCATCATGGAAACGGTGCGGTCCTGGATGGCGATCACCTGTTCCGTCAACCACTGGGAGGTTTCCGTATGACATTGCTGACAGGCCCGCATATCGTTTTTCAAGGGACTCATGACATTATGATCCGAAATCTTGTTGGCCCCCACCTTGGTGTAAGGCATATGGCAATCGGCACAGGCCACATTGGCCTTCCAGTGGATACTGTTGCGGCTGTAAAATTCATATTCCGGGTGGCGGACAAAGCCCAGCTTAAAACCAGTGACGGCTTGTTTCCATTCCAGATTGGCCGGATCACTTTTGATGACCTTGATGATGTTCTCAACGGAAATATCCCCGACCTTACTGCCCTGCCAGGGAAAGAAGACTCCCGTCGATTTCATCTCCTTATCTTTGCTGATGACGTAGGTCACATGGCATTGGGCGCAAGCCAGACTGCGCAGCTCCTGGCGGCCGATCTGATTCACATCCTTGCCCATGTCGGCCAGGGCCTTTTTCAAAGTCCAACGGCTCAGTTTGGGGTTCAGGGTCTTGTTGTCATGGCAATCGGCGCAGGCCACGCCCAATTTTTGGAATTGAGAAGGAATTTTACTGTGTACTTCCACGTAGGGAAGTTGGAAATAATTGAGCCCCATTTCTTGTTGCAGCTTCGGGGCATAGGGGGTCTTGCAGGTCAGGCAGACGCCCCCGGCCTTGAGGCGGGAAGGATCAATCTCCAATTGGTCGATGAGCATATAATGATGCCCCCGGGGTTCATTGTACTCCACGCCAAACCCCCAGCCGTTAAAGAGGAGAGGCATGTAGGGGAATTCGCTTAATTTATCGTAGATGACCCGATCCGTGTCATAGCCCTTTTTATATTTACTTTTTCCGGCCGGTTTGGGATCTTTGGTCTTGAGCCAGGATTCATATTCCAGGGGATAGGCCTTGCCCCAGTTGGCCGGATCAAAATCTCCGTCGGCAATGGTTACGGTCCTGACCGGCTCCGGT contains:
- a CDS encoding cytochrome c, with amino-acid sequence MERLFGVRSLEFGEKKARFLWPIKWLRVVAAFLGIISTAIFFGWNSPGQAQGPEKQIQEGKKLFEGTCADCHRLNGQGLPNKFPALDGNPFVVGEATKVIDTVLNGRKGKLGQMPTWKDTFNDQQLAAIISYVRQSWSNKGTAVAAEMVKKRRK
- a CDS encoding ammonia-forming cytochrome c nitrite reductase subunit c552, which gives rise to MKKTKFVLVVALIIAAGGLLVFACSPSKPEPVRTVTIADGDFDPANWGKAYPLEYESWLKTKDPKPAGKSKYKKGYDTDRVIYDKLSEFPYMPLLFNGWGFGVEYNEPRGHHYMLIDQLEIDPSRLKAGGVCLTCKTPYAPKLQQEMGLNYFQLPYVEVHSKIPSQFQKLGVACADCHDNKTLNPKLSRWTLKKALADMGKDVNQIGRQELRSLACAQCHVTYVISKDKEMKSTGVFFPWQGSKVGDISVENIIKVIKSDPANLEWKQAVTGFKLGFVRHPEYEFYSRNSIHWKANVACADCHMPYTKVGANKISDHNVMSPLKNDMRACQQCHTETSQWLTEQVIAIQDRTVSMMNRAGYAAAVSAKLFETAHKAQEQGKNIDKAFYQQAKSLYEEAMYRIIFIGAENSVGFHNPSEAGRICGDAVAMAMKAEALLRQTLAKAGVDVPADINMEMSKYLNNRGVKKLKFRPELEFKDPFGIQEMITPVKSMGK
- a CDS encoding 4Fe-4S binding protein yields the protein MKWTKEAEEAVSRVPFFVRKKVKKKVEEEAARCRSSEVTLEHVQASQKRFLKEMDREVQGFQVETCFGPSGCPNRVVDGEGIAQVLEGELGKRDLKSFLKERVKGPLKLHHEFRVSLSCCPNACSRPQIVDFGLIGAKRPRVSKESCTQCGACLEACQEGAISLNEGAENPAIDFEKCLSCGQCITACPTGTLQEDSQGFRVLVGGKLGRHPQLGKDLGEIYSKDEMLNVLNHYLDFYQTHCQKGERLGEILNRLAGNERGSVFY
- a CDS encoding indolepyruvate oxidoreductase subunit beta, which encodes MKPLIQDPYNIILAGVGGQGNVLASRVLANMLSRQGYFLTIGETFGASQRGGSVMSHLRVSAASTWSPQIPKGKAHIIIALEPVEAIRILATYGNRQVTVLTNTRPVYPVSVIAGECNYPETDIIKKTLERLSARVWLIDATEEAMKLGNPILSNIIMIGAVGGLGLLPIQLEDFVSVIGETFPEKLLSVNQQAFEIGQNKVKK
- a CDS encoding 4Fe-4S binding protein, with product MSKWIENKEGMRVLLMGNEAIVRGALEAGVHVAAGYPGTPSSEIIENLSKVARERHLYVEWSTNEKISLEVAAAASFAGLRAICPMKQNGVNVASDFLLHLAGSGTRGGLVLVSCDDPGALSSANEGESRHFARMIEIPLLEPGDFQEAKDMTRWAFELSEEIKNIVMVRSVTRLSHASGSVRLGKLPEKKGTAEFRFQGPFLNPDTGPVSSMPVAYHHDLQHKKLDRVRELFEESPFNTYEGPEKPELLVITSSACTLYCREALNLLGLKDRVGLLKLGTTWPLPPKLVKSYLAKAGKILIVEEVISFLEDSVKILAAEQAAEIGIKTFYGKNDGSIPMIGELNPDLVAAGLSKIMGVPYLSMDGAYEKEAQEAAGSLAPGRELNFCPGCPHRASFWSIHKALQLDNRQGFVCGDIGCYSLGALPAGFQSVKIAHAMGSGLGLACGFGKLGDFGMDQPTIAVCGDSTFFHAVLPALVNAIHQEAATLLIILDNSGTAMTGFQPHPGLPINAVGQEAPKVDIARVCEAMGAKVVIRDPFNLEETRATINALLEQGGVKVLILRQICALSPEKKGKEDYRMQIDESRCLGDECGCNHLCTRIFRCPGLIWDKGTKKSRIDEVICVGCGVCADICPNGAIMREEPVSL